Proteins from one Panicum virgatum strain AP13 chromosome 7K, P.virgatum_v5, whole genome shotgun sequence genomic window:
- the LOC120640464 gene encoding ABC transporter C family member 10-like isoform X1 has product MLVATPPTIRSSMSGVKTLDDELVQELNSLRASCSCANPLLLIGIAALLVIIPCLQLLLSFRKSRASARQLVALRFNSPLQFAGVVFNGCLGLVYLGLGLWMVAVDNIHQDASVYQPHWWLVALLQGFSLILTGFTFSVRPCFLGVAFVRFWSVFLIVCAAFIFYSSIVHIDVADKAITMKACFDVLFLLGTLLFIVYGIGHIKEDGYGGTDNDLREPLNIEISSDTDHSDSQMSPFAKAGFFSTMSFLWLNPLMKMGYEKPLEEKDLPLLDPTDRSHNQYLMLLEKLNNKELQRNGTPSIFWTIISCHKSGIMVSGLFALVKVLVLSSGPLLLKAYVNVSLEKGTFTYEAYVLAAALLFCKCCESLSQRQWYFRTRRLGLQVRSFLSAAIYKKHQKLSNTGKMKHSSAEIISYVTVDAYRIGEFPYRFHQTWTASLQLCIALSILYNAVGLAMIASLVVIIITVLCNTPVAKLQHKFQSELSKAQDVRLKAMFESLTHMKVLKLYAWEKHFKMVIKGLREIEYKWLSTYQLSRAYSRVLFWASPVFVSAATFFTCYLLKIPLDATNVFTFVATLSLVQDPIRQIPDVIGVVIQAKVAFSRIARFLDAPELRGQVRHKHCIGEFPIVINSGSFSWDENPFKSTLKNINLVVKIGAKVAICGEVGSGKSTLLAAVLGEILKIEGMIQVCGKIAYVSQDAWIQTGTVRDNILFVSPMDKRRYQETLSRCCLVKDLEMLPFGDHTQIGERGVTLSGGQKQRIQLARALYQNADIYLLDDPFSAVDAHTATSLFNEYVMGALSDKTVLLVTHQVDFLPGFDSILLMSNGEIIRSAPYQDLMVSCQEFQNLVKAHKNTIRISDLNKVLSHKAKGMSTKKKNDNHGNIYLESVKPSPANQLIKTEEREIGDTGLKPYILYLRQNKGFLNASLCAISYIVLLAGQISQNSWMAANVQNPSVNTLKLILVYIVIGGCMMFFLLSRCLFIVVLGVQTSRSLFSQLLDSLFHAPVSFYDSTPLGRVLSRVSSDLSIIDLDVPFTFMFSVSASLNAYSNLGVLVFVTWQILFIAVPMIVLATRLQRYYLASAKELMRINGTTKSTLANHLGEAISGATTIRAFNQEHHFFAKYLELVDKNAGAYFYNFAAVEWLILRLETMSAVTVSFCAFAMALLPPGTLSPGFVGMALSCALSLNVSFVFSIQNQCSLANQIVAVERVKQFMEIQSEAAEVVEEHRPAQDWPQVGRVELRDLKIRYRKDAPLVLHGITCTFEGGDKIGIVGRTGSGKTTLIGALFRLVEPAEGKILIDSIDITTIGLYDLRSRLGIIPQDPTLFQGTIRYNLDPMGKFSDEEIWEVLHKCQLLASVQEKVKGLDSLVVEDGWNWSMGERQLICLGRILLRRCRILVLDEATASIDNATDAILQKIIRTEFKDYTVITVAHRIPTVMDCSVVLAMSDGKVVEYDKPIKLMEAEGSLFRNLLKEYWRAPERLSQETSRLAAA; this is encoded by the exons ATGCTCGTCGCCACACCACCCACCATCCGTAGTAGTATGTCAGGAGTCAAGACCTTGGACGATGAACTTGTGCAGGAGCTCAATTCGCTACGAGCAAGCTGTAGTTGCGCGAATCCTTTGCTACTGATTGGCATCGCTGCACTCCTTGTCATCATACCTTGCCTGCAGCTGCTTCTCAGTTTCCGAAAGAGCAGAGCATCTGCGCGGCAACTTGTCGCACTCAGATTCAATTCACCACTGCAGTTTGCTGGTGTGGTTTTCAATGGCTGCTTGGGCTTGGTTTATCTTGGCCTAGGACTGTGGATGGTGGCCGTGGATAACATCCACCAGGATGCTTCTGTTTACCAGCCACATTGGTGGCTGGTGGCATTGCTTCAAGGATTCAGTCTGATCCTTACCGGCTTTACTTTCAGCGTCAGGCCATGCTTCCTCGGAGTTGCATTTGTTCGATTCTGGTCGGTTTTCCTGATCGTATGTGCTGCATTCATTTTTTACTCTTCAATTGTTCACATCGACGTCGCAGATAAGGCAATCACCATGAAGGCTTGTTTTGACGTTCTGTTCCTATTAGGCACGCTTCTCTTTATTGTCTATGGAATTGGGCACATCAAGGAAGATGGTTATGGAGGAACTGACAATGATTTACGTGAGCCACTGAACATCGAGATCAGTAGCGACACAGATCATTCTGATAGTCAGATGAGCCCTTTTGCGAAAGCCGGGTTTTTCAGTACAATGTCATTTCTGTGGTTAAACCCTTTGATGAAGATGGGTTATGAGAAGCCCCTTGAGGAGAAAGATTTGCCACTTTTAGATCCCACAGATCGGTCACACAACCAGTACTTGATGCTCTTGGAGAAGCTGAACAACAAGGAGTTGCAGAGAAACGGCACGCCATCGATCTTTTGGACTATCATTTCCTGTCACAAAAGTGGGATCATGGTCTCAGGTTTATTTGCATTAGTCAAGGTGCTCGTACTATCTTCAGGGCCACTTCTTCTCAAGGCTTACGTCAATGTTTCCTTGGAAAAAGGGACCTTTACATATGAAGCCTATGTCTTGGCTGCAGCGCTGCTCTTTTGCAAATGTTGCGAATCTTTGTCGCAGAGGCAGTGGTATTTCCGAACTCGTAGGTTGGGACTCCAGGTAAGGTCATTCCTGTCAGCTGCTATCTATAAGAAACACCAGAAGTTATCCAACACAGGAAAAATGAAGCACTCTTCTGCTGAGATCATTAGCTATGTCACTGTAGATGCCTATAGGATAGGGGAATTCCCATACCGGTTCCATCAAACATGGACAGCAAGTCTTCAACTTTGCATCGCTCTGTCGATTCTGTATAATGCAGTTGGTCTTGCCATGATTGCATCGCTAGTTGTCATCATAATCACTGTACTTTGCAATACTCCAGTGGCCAAACTACAACACAAATTTCAGAGTGAACTCAGCAAAGCGCAAGACGTGAGACTGAAGGCCATGTTCGAATCCTTAACTCATATGAAAGTATTGAAACTTTATGCATGGGAGAAGCATTTCAAGATGGTCATCAAAGGGTTAAGGGAGATCGAATATAAGTGGCTGTCCACATACCAGCTTAGTAGAGCATACAGCAGAGTGCTGTTCTGGGCATCACCGGTTTTTGTTTCGGCTGCAACCTTCTTCACATGCTACCTTCTGAAAATTCCTCTCGATGCTACCAATGTCTTCACCTTTGTGGCAACTCTGAGCCTTGTGCAAGATCCAATTAGGCAGATACCAGATGTTATTGGAGTTGTAATACAAGCTAAAGTTGCTTTCAGTAGAATTGCAAGGTTTCTTGATGCACCTGAACTGAGGGGACAAGTAAGACACAAACATTGTATAGGCGAGTTTCCGATAGTGATAAACTCTGGCAGTTTTTCATGGGATGAGAACCCCTTCAAATCAACTCTGAAAAATATAAATTTGGTGGTAAAAATTGGAGCGAAGGTTGCAATTTGTGGCGAGGTAGGATCGGGAAAGTCAACACTTTTGGCTGCAGTACTAGGAGAAATCCTCAAAATAGAAGGCATG ATCCAAGTTTGTgggaaaattgcatatgtttctCAGGATGCATGGATCCAAACGGGAACTGTGCGAGACAATATTCTCTTTGTATCTCCAATGGATAAGAGAAGATACCAGGAAACGCTTTCAAGGTGCTGCTTAGTCAAGGACCTTGAAATGTTGCCGTTTGGAGATCATACTCAAATTGGGGAGAGAGGGGTGACTCTTAGTGGTGGTCAGAAGCAGCGTATTCAGCTTGCTCGCGCGTTATACCAAAATGCAGACATCTATCTGCTTGACGACCCTTTCAGTGCTGTTGATGCCCATACAGCAACAAGTCTCTTCAAT GAATATGTTATGGGAGCTCTATCAGACAAGACTGTTCTTTTGGTGACCCACCAAGTGGATTTTCTACCCGGATTTGATTCCATTCTG TTAATGTCAAATGGAGAGATTATTCGATCCGCACCTTATCAAGATCTAATGGTGTCTTGTCAAGAATTTCAGAACCTTGTAAAGGCTCATAAAAATACTATTCGCATTTCAGATCTTAACAAAGTGTTATCCCACAAAGCAAAGGGAATGTCGACCAAGAAGAAAAATGATAATCATGGAAACATATATTTAGAGTCTGTGAAGCCATCACCAGCAAATCAGTTGATTAAAACGGAGGAAAGGGAAATTGGGGATACAGGCCTCAAGCCTTATATACTCTACCTGCGCCAGAACAAAGGCTTCTTGAATGCCTCTCTTTGCGCTATTTCCTACATAGTTCTCCTAGCTGGGCAAATATCACAGAATTCATGGATGGCAGCAAATGTCCAGAATCCTAGTGTTAATACACTGAAGTTGATTTTGGTATACATTGTTATTGGAGGTTGTATGATGTTCTTCCTACTATCTAGATGTTTATTTATTGTTGTTCTTGGGGTCCAGACATCAAGATCCTTGTTTTCCCAATTACTTGATTCGTTGTTCCATGCACCTGTGTCATTCTATGATTCTACCCCTCTTGGAAGGGTACTTAGCCGG GTTTCTTCAGATTTAAGTATTATTGACCTTGATGTTCCATTCACCTTCATGTTTAGCGTTAGTGCCAGCTTAAATGCATATAGCAATCTGGGGGTCTTGGTATTTGTTACATGGCAAATTCTATTTATCGCAGTGCCAATGATAGTTCTGGCAACCAGATTGCAG AGGTACTATTTAGCCTCAGCTAAGGAATTGATGCGGATCAATGGCACTACCAAGTCCACTCTAGCTAATCACTTAGGTGAAGCGATTTCAGGGGCTACAACTATCCGGGCCTTCAATCAAGAACATCATTTCTTTGCTAAATATTTGGAGCTTGTTGACAAGAATGCCGGCGCATACTTTTATAATTTTGCAGCAGTTGAATGGCTGATTCTACGGCTGGAAACAATGAGTGCTGTTACTGTTTCCTTTTGTGCCTTTGCCAtggctcttcttcctcctggAACACTTAGCCCCG GTTTTGTAGGAATGGCATTGTCATGTGCTCTGTCCCTAAATGTGTCCTTTGTTTTCTCAATACAAAACCAATGCAGCCTTGCAAATCAAATTGTCGCCGTGGAAAGGGTGAAGCAGTTCATGGAGATACAAAGTGAAGCAGCAGAAGTTGTTGAAGAACATCGACCAGCACAAGACTGGCCCCAAGTTGGCAGGGTGGAGCTTAGAGATTTAAAG ATTAGGTATAGGAAGGATGCTCCCCTTGTGCTACATGGAATCACTTGCACCTTTGAAGGTGGAGATAAAATTGGTATTGTTGGCCGGACTGGAAGTGGCAAGACAACTTTAATCGGTGCATTGTTTCGTCTAGTTGAGCCAGCTGAAGGGAAAATATTGATAGACTCCATAGACATCACCACAATAGGCTTATACGACCTGCGTTCACGTTTAGGTATCATTCCACAAGATCCGACACTTTTTCAGGGCACCATAAGATACAATCTTGACCCTATGGGGAAATTCTCGGATGAAGAAATTTGGGAG
- the LOC120640464 gene encoding ABC transporter C family member 10-like isoform X3, protein MLVATPPTIRSSMSGVKTLDDELVQELNSLRASCSCANPLLLIGIAALLVIIPCLQLLLSFRKSRASARQLVALRFNSPLQFAGVVFNGCLGLVYLGLGLWMVAVDNIHQDASVYQPHWWLVALLQGFSLILTGFTFSVRPCFLGVAFVRFWSVFLIVCAAFIFYSSIVHIDVADKAITMKACFDVLFLLGTLLFIVYGIGHIKEDGYGGTDNDLREPLNIEISSDTDHSDSQMSPFAKAGFFSTMSFLWLNPLMKMGYEKPLEEKDLPLLDPTDRSHNQYLMLLEKLNNKELQRNGTPSIFWTIISCHKSGIMVSGLFALVKVLVLSSGPLLLKAYVNVSLEKGTFTYEAYVLAAALLFCKCCESLSQRQWYFRTRRLGLQVRSFLSAAIYKKHQKLSNTGKMKHSSAEIISYVTVDAYRIGEFPYRFHQTWTASLQLCIALSILYNAVGLAMIASLVVIIITVLCNTPVAKLQHKFQSELSKAQDVRLKAMFESLTHMKVLKLYAWEKHFKMVIKGLREIEYKWLSTYQLSRAYSRVLFWASPVFVSAATFFTCYLLKIPLDATNVFTFVATLSLVQDPIRQIPDVIGVVIQAKVAFSRIARFLDAPELRGQVRHKHCIGEFPIVINSGSFSWDENPFKSTLKNINLVVKIGAKVAICGEVGSGKSTLLAAVLGEILKIEGMIQVCGKIAYVSQDAWIQTGTVRDNILFVSPMDKRRYQETLSRCCLVKDLEMLPFGDHTQIGERGVTLSGGQKQRIQLARALYQNADIYLLDDPFSAVDAHTATSLFNEYVMGALSDKTVLLVTHQVDFLPGFDSILLMSNGEIIRSAPYQDLMVSCQEFQNLVKAHKNTIRISDLNKVLSHKAKGMSTKKKNDNHGNIYLESVKPSPANQLIKTEEREIGDTGLKPYILYLRQNKGFLNASLCAISYIVLLAGQISQNSWMAANVQNPSVNTLKLILVYIVIGGCMMFFLLSRCLFIVVLGVQTSRSLFSQLLDSLFHAPVSFYDSTPLGRVLSRVSSDLSIIDLDVPFTFMFSVSASLNAYSNLGVLVFVTWQILFIAVPMIVLATRLQRYYLASAKELMRINGTTKSTLANHLGEAISGATTIRAFNQEHHFFAKYLELVDKNAGAYFYNFAAVEWLILRLETMSAVTVSFCAFAMALLPPGTLSPGFVGMALSCALSLNVSFVFSIQNQCSLANQIVAVERVKQFMEIQSEAAEVVEEHRPAQDWPQVGRVELRDLKIRYRKDAPLVLHGITCTFEGGDKIGIVGRTGSGKTTLIGALFRLVEPAEGKILIDSIDITTIGLYDLRSRLGIIPQDPTLFQGTIRYNLDPMGKFSDEEIWEVLHKCQLLASVQEKVKGLDSLGKVVEYDKPIKLMEAEGSLFRNLLKEYWRAPERLSQETSRLAAA, encoded by the exons ATGCTCGTCGCCACACCACCCACCATCCGTAGTAGTATGTCAGGAGTCAAGACCTTGGACGATGAACTTGTGCAGGAGCTCAATTCGCTACGAGCAAGCTGTAGTTGCGCGAATCCTTTGCTACTGATTGGCATCGCTGCACTCCTTGTCATCATACCTTGCCTGCAGCTGCTTCTCAGTTTCCGAAAGAGCAGAGCATCTGCGCGGCAACTTGTCGCACTCAGATTCAATTCACCACTGCAGTTTGCTGGTGTGGTTTTCAATGGCTGCTTGGGCTTGGTTTATCTTGGCCTAGGACTGTGGATGGTGGCCGTGGATAACATCCACCAGGATGCTTCTGTTTACCAGCCACATTGGTGGCTGGTGGCATTGCTTCAAGGATTCAGTCTGATCCTTACCGGCTTTACTTTCAGCGTCAGGCCATGCTTCCTCGGAGTTGCATTTGTTCGATTCTGGTCGGTTTTCCTGATCGTATGTGCTGCATTCATTTTTTACTCTTCAATTGTTCACATCGACGTCGCAGATAAGGCAATCACCATGAAGGCTTGTTTTGACGTTCTGTTCCTATTAGGCACGCTTCTCTTTATTGTCTATGGAATTGGGCACATCAAGGAAGATGGTTATGGAGGAACTGACAATGATTTACGTGAGCCACTGAACATCGAGATCAGTAGCGACACAGATCATTCTGATAGTCAGATGAGCCCTTTTGCGAAAGCCGGGTTTTTCAGTACAATGTCATTTCTGTGGTTAAACCCTTTGATGAAGATGGGTTATGAGAAGCCCCTTGAGGAGAAAGATTTGCCACTTTTAGATCCCACAGATCGGTCACACAACCAGTACTTGATGCTCTTGGAGAAGCTGAACAACAAGGAGTTGCAGAGAAACGGCACGCCATCGATCTTTTGGACTATCATTTCCTGTCACAAAAGTGGGATCATGGTCTCAGGTTTATTTGCATTAGTCAAGGTGCTCGTACTATCTTCAGGGCCACTTCTTCTCAAGGCTTACGTCAATGTTTCCTTGGAAAAAGGGACCTTTACATATGAAGCCTATGTCTTGGCTGCAGCGCTGCTCTTTTGCAAATGTTGCGAATCTTTGTCGCAGAGGCAGTGGTATTTCCGAACTCGTAGGTTGGGACTCCAGGTAAGGTCATTCCTGTCAGCTGCTATCTATAAGAAACACCAGAAGTTATCCAACACAGGAAAAATGAAGCACTCTTCTGCTGAGATCATTAGCTATGTCACTGTAGATGCCTATAGGATAGGGGAATTCCCATACCGGTTCCATCAAACATGGACAGCAAGTCTTCAACTTTGCATCGCTCTGTCGATTCTGTATAATGCAGTTGGTCTTGCCATGATTGCATCGCTAGTTGTCATCATAATCACTGTACTTTGCAATACTCCAGTGGCCAAACTACAACACAAATTTCAGAGTGAACTCAGCAAAGCGCAAGACGTGAGACTGAAGGCCATGTTCGAATCCTTAACTCATATGAAAGTATTGAAACTTTATGCATGGGAGAAGCATTTCAAGATGGTCATCAAAGGGTTAAGGGAGATCGAATATAAGTGGCTGTCCACATACCAGCTTAGTAGAGCATACAGCAGAGTGCTGTTCTGGGCATCACCGGTTTTTGTTTCGGCTGCAACCTTCTTCACATGCTACCTTCTGAAAATTCCTCTCGATGCTACCAATGTCTTCACCTTTGTGGCAACTCTGAGCCTTGTGCAAGATCCAATTAGGCAGATACCAGATGTTATTGGAGTTGTAATACAAGCTAAAGTTGCTTTCAGTAGAATTGCAAGGTTTCTTGATGCACCTGAACTGAGGGGACAAGTAAGACACAAACATTGTATAGGCGAGTTTCCGATAGTGATAAACTCTGGCAGTTTTTCATGGGATGAGAACCCCTTCAAATCAACTCTGAAAAATATAAATTTGGTGGTAAAAATTGGAGCGAAGGTTGCAATTTGTGGCGAGGTAGGATCGGGAAAGTCAACACTTTTGGCTGCAGTACTAGGAGAAATCCTCAAAATAGAAGGCATG ATCCAAGTTTGTgggaaaattgcatatgtttctCAGGATGCATGGATCCAAACGGGAACTGTGCGAGACAATATTCTCTTTGTATCTCCAATGGATAAGAGAAGATACCAGGAAACGCTTTCAAGGTGCTGCTTAGTCAAGGACCTTGAAATGTTGCCGTTTGGAGATCATACTCAAATTGGGGAGAGAGGGGTGACTCTTAGTGGTGGTCAGAAGCAGCGTATTCAGCTTGCTCGCGCGTTATACCAAAATGCAGACATCTATCTGCTTGACGACCCTTTCAGTGCTGTTGATGCCCATACAGCAACAAGTCTCTTCAAT GAATATGTTATGGGAGCTCTATCAGACAAGACTGTTCTTTTGGTGACCCACCAAGTGGATTTTCTACCCGGATTTGATTCCATTCTG TTAATGTCAAATGGAGAGATTATTCGATCCGCACCTTATCAAGATCTAATGGTGTCTTGTCAAGAATTTCAGAACCTTGTAAAGGCTCATAAAAATACTATTCGCATTTCAGATCTTAACAAAGTGTTATCCCACAAAGCAAAGGGAATGTCGACCAAGAAGAAAAATGATAATCATGGAAACATATATTTAGAGTCTGTGAAGCCATCACCAGCAAATCAGTTGATTAAAACGGAGGAAAGGGAAATTGGGGATACAGGCCTCAAGCCTTATATACTCTACCTGCGCCAGAACAAAGGCTTCTTGAATGCCTCTCTTTGCGCTATTTCCTACATAGTTCTCCTAGCTGGGCAAATATCACAGAATTCATGGATGGCAGCAAATGTCCAGAATCCTAGTGTTAATACACTGAAGTTGATTTTGGTATACATTGTTATTGGAGGTTGTATGATGTTCTTCCTACTATCTAGATGTTTATTTATTGTTGTTCTTGGGGTCCAGACATCAAGATCCTTGTTTTCCCAATTACTTGATTCGTTGTTCCATGCACCTGTGTCATTCTATGATTCTACCCCTCTTGGAAGGGTACTTAGCCGG GTTTCTTCAGATTTAAGTATTATTGACCTTGATGTTCCATTCACCTTCATGTTTAGCGTTAGTGCCAGCTTAAATGCATATAGCAATCTGGGGGTCTTGGTATTTGTTACATGGCAAATTCTATTTATCGCAGTGCCAATGATAGTTCTGGCAACCAGATTGCAG AGGTACTATTTAGCCTCAGCTAAGGAATTGATGCGGATCAATGGCACTACCAAGTCCACTCTAGCTAATCACTTAGGTGAAGCGATTTCAGGGGCTACAACTATCCGGGCCTTCAATCAAGAACATCATTTCTTTGCTAAATATTTGGAGCTTGTTGACAAGAATGCCGGCGCATACTTTTATAATTTTGCAGCAGTTGAATGGCTGATTCTACGGCTGGAAACAATGAGTGCTGTTACTGTTTCCTTTTGTGCCTTTGCCAtggctcttcttcctcctggAACACTTAGCCCCG GTTTTGTAGGAATGGCATTGTCATGTGCTCTGTCCCTAAATGTGTCCTTTGTTTTCTCAATACAAAACCAATGCAGCCTTGCAAATCAAATTGTCGCCGTGGAAAGGGTGAAGCAGTTCATGGAGATACAAAGTGAAGCAGCAGAAGTTGTTGAAGAACATCGACCAGCACAAGACTGGCCCCAAGTTGGCAGGGTGGAGCTTAGAGATTTAAAG ATTAGGTATAGGAAGGATGCTCCCCTTGTGCTACATGGAATCACTTGCACCTTTGAAGGTGGAGATAAAATTGGTATTGTTGGCCGGACTGGAAGTGGCAAGACAACTTTAATCGGTGCATTGTTTCGTCTAGTTGAGCCAGCTGAAGGGAAAATATTGATAGACTCCATAGACATCACCACAATAGGCTTATACGACCTGCGTTCACGTTTAGGTATCATTCCACAAGATCCGACACTTTTTCAGGGCACCATAAGATACAATCTTGACCCTATGGGGAAATTCTCGGATGAAGAAATTTGGGAG